In Altererythrobacter rubellus, the following are encoded in one genomic region:
- a CDS encoding PTS sugar transporter subunit IIA encodes MNVNFQLLPEAIAAACLESKDLVLERVSELFSACYNANASDVLEGLEEREKLGSTGFGNGVAIPHARSLKVKRPVAVLLRLESPVDFAAADGMPVELVFGLLSPEYAGAAHLHALAAISRLARDEHTREALIEAPNTEAMYALLASHLERDAA; translated from the coding sequence ATGAATGTGAATTTTCAATTACTTCCAGAGGCGATTGCTGCTGCCTGTCTGGAATCCAAAGATTTGGTGCTTGAGCGCGTGAGCGAGCTTTTTTCGGCTTGCTATAATGCGAACGCATCCGATGTGCTTGAAGGGTTGGAAGAGCGCGAGAAACTCGGCTCAACCGGTTTCGGCAATGGCGTTGCGATTCCACATGCTCGCTCTTTGAAGGTGAAGCGCCCTGTGGCGGTTTTGTTGCGCTTGGAAAGTCCTGTTGATTTCGCAGCGGCAGACGGCATGCCCGTCGAGCTGGTGTTCGGACTATTGTCGCCAGAATATGCCGGTGCTGCTCACCTGCATGCATTGGCGGCGATTTCGCGTCTGGCGCGTGATGAACATACGCGTGAGGCTTTGATCGAAGCGCCCAATACGGAAGCCATGTATGCGCTTCTGGCCAGCCATCTAGAGCGTGATGCCGCCTGA
- a CDS encoding pyruvate, water dikinase regulatory protein, producing MANMHLHLVSDSTGETLEMIAKAALAQFDTPEVVHHFWPMVRSRQHLDRIVPSLVDSPGLVLFTLVNPDTRARLEEHCRQIGLPAVPVLDSVTAALEVQLGEEAHGRPGRQHLMDEAYFGRVDAIHYTIAHDDGIGWEDWEEADIVLAGVSRSSKTPTSIYLANRGYKVANIPLVIESPPPKVLFGLRHPMVVGLTTAPERLVQVRRNRLLSLNEATETSYVDDERVREEVQFARRMFADNGWPVIDVTRRSIEETAAAVIRFMQERKDEAAAPDESGEGAI from the coding sequence ATAGCAAACATGCACCTACATCTTGTCTCTGACTCGACCGGTGAAACACTGGAGATGATCGCCAAGGCGGCATTGGCGCAATTCGACACTCCCGAGGTTGTTCATCATTTCTGGCCGATGGTGCGCTCGCGCCAGCACCTGGACCGGATTGTGCCTTCGCTGGTGGATAGCCCCGGTCTGGTCCTGTTCACCCTGGTCAATCCAGACACACGAGCGCGTCTGGAGGAGCACTGTCGCCAGATCGGTCTGCCCGCCGTGCCCGTGTTGGATTCGGTAACCGCCGCACTCGAGGTGCAGCTGGGTGAAGAGGCGCATGGCAGGCCTGGCCGCCAACACCTGATGGACGAAGCTTATTTCGGCCGTGTCGATGCAATTCACTATACGATTGCCCATGACGACGGGATTGGCTGGGAAGATTGGGAAGAAGCGGACATTGTTCTGGCTGGTGTATCGCGCAGCTCGAAAACGCCAACAAGCATCTACCTTGCCAATCGCGGGTATAAGGTTGCGAACATCCCCTTGGTAATTGAATCGCCGCCGCCAAAGGTTTTGTTCGGGCTTCGTCACCCCATGGTGGTGGGTTTGACGACCGCTCCGGAACGGCTGGTCCAGGTGCGTCGCAACCGGCTCTTGTCACTCAACGAAGCAACAGAGACATCCTATGTCGATGATGAGCGGGTGCGCGAAGAGGTGCAGTTTGCGCGGCGGATGTTTGCCGACAATGGTTGGCCCGTGATTGATGTAACCCGGCGTTCGATTGAGGAGACAGCAGCGGCGGTGATCCGGTTCATGCAAGAGCGGAAAGACGAAGCGGCAGCGCCGGATGAAAGTGGTGAAGGCGCGATATGA
- the aroE gene encoding shikimate dehydrogenase — translation MIKPYAEVIGDPIAHSKSPAIHNFWLEKLGAAPTYRAQHVLSDKLGDYIKSRRSDPEWRGCNITMPHKQAAIDLADRLDPVATQIGAINTLVREGDQLIGYNTDAVGFLEPLRGELSQEHYFRMARVLGTGGAARAIVAGLAGQGFTIVLAGRNSDKARSILEEVAPKGQHHAVHLDHFAEPTDFAFDDRDGCLDLVVNASALGMRGQSELAFDWSHAPPGAIAYDIVTDPLDTALLRNARAAGHQTLDGLNMLIGQAAAAFEKFFGQAAPREHDAQLRELLTR, via the coding sequence ATGATCAAGCCCTATGCTGAAGTCATTGGCGACCCAATCGCTCATTCAAAGTCTCCTGCAATCCACAATTTCTGGCTCGAAAAATTGGGGGCTGCACCGACCTATCGTGCCCAGCATGTGTTGAGCGATAAACTTGGCGATTACATCAAATCGCGCCGCAGTGACCCTGAATGGCGGGGTTGCAACATTACGATGCCACATAAACAGGCTGCGATTGATCTGGCTGACCGGCTGGACCCGGTCGCTACACAAATCGGAGCAATCAACACTCTGGTTCGTGAAGGTGACCAGCTCATCGGTTACAACACCGATGCGGTCGGATTCCTTGAACCGCTCCGTGGCGAATTATCGCAAGAACACTATTTTCGGATGGCTCGTGTTCTGGGCACAGGTGGTGCGGCTCGGGCCATTGTTGCCGGCCTTGCCGGACAAGGCTTCACGATAGTTCTTGCAGGACGCAACTCCGACAAGGCAAGGTCTATTCTCGAAGAGGTTGCTCCAAAGGGCCAGCATCACGCAGTACATCTCGATCATTTTGCAGAGCCGACCGACTTTGCCTTCGATGATCGTGATGGGTGCCTGGATCTGGTGGTCAACGCGTCGGCACTGGGTATGCGCGGGCAATCCGAACTCGCATTTGATTGGAGCCACGCACCACCAGGTGCGATTGCCTATGATATCGTGACCGATCCGCTCGATACTGCACTCCTGAGGAACGCCCGCGCCGCCGGACATCAAACATTGGACGGTCTCAATATGCTAATCGGGCAGGCAGCGGCTGCATTCGAGAAGTTCTTCGGGCAAGCCGCGCCGCGCGAGCACGATGCGCAGCTTCGGGAGCTTCTAACGCGATGA
- the hemE gene encoding uroporphyrinogen decarboxylase, translating into MPGLLLDTLRGHKASRPPMWLMRQAGRYLPEYRELRAEKGGFLDLVYDSDAAAEITIQPLRRFGFDGAILFSDILIVPHAMGQGLEFLAGEGPKLSPRLLDAKLESFTAQPERFEAIYETVCKCRAMIGDDVTMLGFAGSPWTVATYMVNGEGSRDQHATRELAYTDPARFQSIIDAIVDVTIGYLRGQIDAGAEAVQLFDSWAGSLAPDQFERWVIAPNATITAAIKQSHPDAPIIGFPKGAGAKLAQYAKETGVDALGLDETVDPVWANREVPQGMPVQGNLDPLMLMAGGKAMTDRIEFIIDTFADRPHIFNLGHGIGQFTPIEHVEQLVAAVRGA; encoded by the coding sequence ATGCCTGGTTTGCTTCTCGATACTTTACGCGGTCATAAGGCTTCCCGACCACCTATGTGGCTGATGCGCCAGGCTGGGCGCTACCTTCCTGAGTATCGCGAATTGAGAGCGGAGAAAGGCGGTTTTCTCGATCTGGTGTATGACAGCGATGCGGCTGCGGAAATCACGATCCAACCATTGCGCCGGTTTGGGTTTGATGGTGCAATCCTGTTCTCCGATATCCTGATTGTGCCACATGCGATGGGCCAAGGGCTGGAGTTTCTGGCTGGCGAAGGACCCAAACTTTCGCCGCGCTTGCTTGATGCAAAGCTTGAGAGTTTCACGGCGCAACCCGAGCGTTTCGAGGCAATTTACGAGACGGTATGCAAGTGTCGCGCGATGATCGGTGATGATGTGACCATGCTGGGCTTCGCGGGAAGTCCGTGGACGGTCGCGACTTACATGGTGAATGGCGAAGGCAGCCGCGATCAGCACGCGACGCGCGAGCTGGCTTACACGGATCCGGCCCGTTTCCAGTCGATCATTGATGCGATAGTAGATGTCACCATCGGCTATCTGCGTGGTCAAATCGATGCAGGCGCTGAAGCAGTGCAATTGTTTGATAGCTGGGCTGGCAGTCTGGCGCCTGACCAGTTCGAACGCTGGGTAATTGCGCCCAATGCGACAATCACCGCAGCAATCAAACAATCGCATCCTGACGCGCCGATTATCGGTTTTCCAAAAGGCGCCGGTGCAAAGCTGGCGCAATATGCCAAGGAAACCGGTGTCGACGCGCTGGGTCTGGATGAAACGGTTGATCCGGTCTGGGCAAACAGGGAAGTTCCACAAGGCATGCCGGTGCAAGGCAATCTTGATCCCTTGATGCTGATGGCAGGCGGCAAAGCGATGACCGATCGGATCGAATTCATCATCGATACCTTTGCTGACCGCCCGCATATCTTCAATCTGGGTCATGGCATCGGCCAGTTTACACCGATCGAGCATGTTGAGCAGTTGGTTGCCGCGGTTCGCGGCGCTTGA
- a CDS encoding DUF1491 family protein: protein MDARLPAHLEVSAIIRLVEAAGGFAVVTAKGERDAGTILILTFYRGENAVLFEKMPQLDGSRPFLAAKQQNPENHKEIFEYIERRKQQDPDTWVLEADIADGAQFIASLPR, encoded by the coding sequence TTGGACGCGCGCCTACCAGCACATCTGGAAGTTTCAGCCATTATTCGCCTGGTCGAGGCCGCCGGAGGTTTCGCAGTGGTTACCGCCAAGGGCGAAAGAGATGCCGGAACGATCCTTATCTTAACTTTCTATCGCGGTGAGAATGCAGTTCTTTTCGAAAAGATGCCGCAATTGGATGGTTCGCGACCGTTTCTTGCTGCAAAGCAGCAAAACCCTGAAAACCATAAAGAAATTTTCGAATACATTGAGCGACGCAAGCAACAAGACCCCGATACCTGGGTTTTGGAGGCAGATATCGCTGATGGCGCACAGTTCATCGCATCCTTGCCGCGTTAA
- a CDS encoding PaaI family thioesterase: MPPEGRAKAGGVGIGADLHYRALERLYASAPINETFNSRLEIPGEGRSRITFQIDESVFHAAGAAHGTIYFKMLDDAAFYAANSRTTDRFLLTTSFNLHFTKPVRSGEVVAEGLWISGKRRVFVAESRLIDAEGEEIGRGTGTFMRSRIALSGLPGYSAGAD; encoded by the coding sequence ATGCCGCCTGAGGGGCGCGCCAAAGCAGGGGGCGTCGGCATAGGCGCCGACTTGCATTATCGCGCATTGGAACGCCTATACGCTTCCGCACCGATCAACGAGACATTCAACTCTCGGCTCGAGATCCCCGGTGAAGGTCGTTCACGGATTACATTCCAGATCGACGAAAGTGTCTTTCATGCGGCTGGCGCTGCACATGGCACCATTTATTTCAAGATGCTCGATGACGCGGCGTTCTACGCTGCGAATTCCCGCACGACGGATCGCTTTCTTCTGACTACCTCGTTCAACCTGCACTTCACCAAGCCTGTGCGGTCGGGCGAAGTGGTGGCCGAAGGGCTCTGGATCAGTGGGAAACGCCGCGTTTTCGTGGCTGAATCGCGGTTGATCGATGCAGAGGGCGAGGAAATCGGCCGCGGAACCGGCACATTCATGCGATCACGCATCGCCTTGTCCGGCTTGCCAGGATATTCGGCGGGGGCGGATTAA
- the hpf gene encoding ribosome hibernation-promoting factor, HPF/YfiA family: MDIRVSGHQIETGDALREHVDSRLGGIVEKYFDRAISSHVTFGKAPAGMFACDIVTHVMQGLILKAHADAADAHQALDAASAKIDKQLRRYKRRLNDRHEQADFARAEQAAAYTFEEAGYTIFASDEGEEELLHHAPPIIAETSVDIPEASAADAVMMLDLRDTNALFFKNAGTGRHNMVYRRSDGSIGWVEPR; encoded by the coding sequence ATGGATATTCGCGTATCGGGCCATCAGATCGAAACCGGCGATGCCTTGCGGGAGCATGTGGACAGCCGGCTGGGCGGGATAGTCGAGAAGTACTTTGACCGTGCTATCTCTTCGCATGTCACCTTTGGCAAAGCGCCTGCTGGCATGTTCGCATGCGATATTGTCACGCACGTTATGCAGGGCCTGATTCTAAAAGCACATGCCGATGCAGCTGATGCACATCAGGCTCTGGACGCGGCGTCTGCCAAGATCGACAAACAATTGCGCCGTTACAAAAGGCGCTTGAATGACCGCCATGAGCAAGCCGATTTCGCCCGTGCCGAACAAGCCGCAGCCTATACGTTCGAAGAGGCTGGCTACACCATCTTTGCCAGTGACGAGGGTGAGGAGGAGCTCCTTCATCATGCTCCACCGATCATTGCAGAGACGAGTGTTGATATTCCCGAGGCCAGTGCAGCTGATGCTGTCATGATGCTCGACTTGCGAGACACCAACGCGCTATTCTTCAAAAATGCTGGAACCGGGCGTCACAATATGGTTTATCGCCGATCCGACGGTTCGATCGGGTGGGTTGAGCCGCGCTAA
- a CDS encoding Maf family protein translates to MIILASKSASRRAMLDAAGVMYEAMPAHIDERAVEAALSGCSPEEIAEALSVAKAQAVAADNAARLVLGSDSLVVCDGQRFDKPQSREQAAEHLRFFSGKVMELHSGAAIVRDDTCEWSTTSLAELHVRELSEQFIEQYLDAEWPEIGYCAGAFRIEAMGPQLFERIHGDQFTVLGMPLLGVLGALRDLGGLVS, encoded by the coding sequence ATGATCATCCTGGCCTCCAAAAGTGCGTCACGGCGGGCGATGCTGGATGCAGCAGGGGTCATGTATGAAGCCATGCCGGCACATATAGATGAGCGCGCCGTCGAAGCGGCGCTTTCCGGCTGTTCCCCGGAGGAGATTGCCGAGGCTCTGAGTGTTGCAAAGGCCCAAGCTGTGGCGGCAGACAATGCCGCACGGCTGGTGTTGGGCAGTGATAGCCTGGTCGTGTGCGACGGGCAGCGCTTCGACAAGCCGCAAAGTCGCGAACAGGCAGCCGAGCATCTGCGTTTCTTCTCAGGTAAGGTCATGGAGCTACATAGCGGCGCTGCGATCGTGCGCGATGATACGTGTGAATGGAGCACTACATCTCTGGCCGAGCTTCATGTGCGCGAATTAAGCGAGCAATTTATCGAGCAATATCTCGATGCTGAATGGCCAGAGATCGGCTATTGCGCAGGCGCTTTCCGGATTGAAGCCATGGGCCCGCAATTGTTTGAACGGATCCACGGTGATCAATTCACGGTACTCGGAATGCCGCTGCTGGGTGTACTTGGCGCACTGCGCGACCTGGGTGGGTTGGTTTCATGA
- a CDS encoding cell wall hydrolase, with protein sequence MTRRSHGLGIAAAAAALTLTFASAELSSALAQDTDPEAAVAIDVAADAEPASFPVFVAQEVVQPLAEPSEEVSSETRASSLRELVSETETDFTLSEQMRCLAGAIYFEARGEPLSGQLAVAQVVINRADSSRFPSSYCGVVYQRAQFSFVRGGAMPRINTGSKAWKRAKAIARIAHEGMWESEAEDALYFHAKYVSPSWSRKKTARATINQHIFYR encoded by the coding sequence ATGACCCGAAGGAGCCATGGGCTCGGGATTGCTGCTGCGGCAGCGGCTCTCACCCTGACATTCGCAAGTGCTGAACTTTCAAGCGCTTTAGCTCAGGACACGGATCCTGAGGCTGCGGTGGCCATCGATGTCGCTGCTGATGCCGAACCGGCATCATTCCCTGTTTTCGTCGCACAAGAAGTGGTTCAGCCACTCGCCGAGCCGAGCGAAGAGGTTTCCTCTGAAACCCGCGCAAGTTCGCTGCGGGAACTTGTTTCCGAAACTGAAACCGATTTTACACTGTCAGAGCAGATGCGCTGCCTCGCCGGCGCGATCTACTTTGAAGCGCGCGGCGAGCCGCTTTCCGGTCAGCTGGCTGTGGCACAAGTTGTGATCAACCGCGCGGACAGTTCGCGCTTTCCATCAAGCTATTGCGGCGTTGTTTATCAGCGCGCCCAATTCTCATTCGTTCGTGGCGGTGCTATGCCCCGTATCAATACAGGCTCGAAAGCTTGGAAACGCGCGAAGGCAATCGCTCGCATCGCGCATGAAGGTATGTGGGAATCAGAGGCTGAAGACGCGCTCTATTTCCACGCGAAATATGTGAGTCCAAGCTGGAGCCGGAAGAAAACGGCCCGCGCTACAATCAACCAGCATATCTTCTATCGGTGA
- the coaE gene encoding dephospho-CoA kinase (Dephospho-CoA kinase (CoaE) performs the final step in coenzyme A biosynthesis.): MTKPLIIGLTGSIGMGKSTVAEMFERHGVPVFDADKEVRSMQGSGGELLEAIEAAFPRSTGPKGVKRDTLGQLVFGDPDALSRLEAIVHPAVAAKRIEFMIEHGGAPMVVFDIPLLFEKGGHESVDTIVVVSAPAEIQRKRVLGREGMTLEKFAHILSLQTPDIEKRERADHVIDTGVTLAETEAAVTDLIAQLSAER, encoded by the coding sequence ATGACAAAGCCTCTCATCATAGGTCTTACCGGCTCGATCGGAATGGGTAAATCGACAGTCGCAGAAATGTTCGAGCGACACGGTGTGCCTGTGTTTGACGCCGATAAAGAAGTCCGTTCCATGCAGGGTTCGGGTGGCGAGTTGCTCGAGGCCATCGAAGCTGCTTTTCCCAGATCAACCGGTCCCAAGGGGGTTAAGCGTGACACCCTTGGTCAGCTAGTTTTTGGGGACCCAGATGCCCTCTCCCGGCTGGAGGCGATCGTCCATCCTGCTGTCGCGGCCAAACGCATAGAGTTCATGATCGAACACGGCGGTGCGCCGATGGTGGTCTTCGACATTCCCTTGCTGTTCGAAAAGGGCGGCCATGAAAGCGTGGATACGATTGTTGTTGTGTCGGCGCCGGCCGAAATCCAGCGAAAGCGAGTGCTTGGCCGTGAAGGGATGACGCTTGAGAAGTTCGCGCATATTCTTTCACTGCAAACCCCTGATATAGAGAAGCGCGAGCGCGCTGACCATGTGATCGATACTGGCGTTACTCTGGCTGAAACTGAAGCTGCGGTTACCGATCTGATCGCACAATTGAGTGCGGAGAGATAA
- the dnaQ gene encoding DNA polymerase III subunit epsilon, translating into MREIVFDTETTGLDPDSGDRMVEMGCVEIINRVPTGATYHAYYNPERDMPAAAEAVHGLSISFLETKPLFSAQIDELIAFLGDAPLVAHNAGFDFGFLNNELKLIGREPINMDRMVDTVAIARKRHPGAKVSLDALCTRYGVDRSHRVKHGALLDAELLAQVYVELMGGRQIGLELAADSQCDRVAALDSTRPTKASGPRREARPHAASDAEVARHKKFLERIEKPIWLN; encoded by the coding sequence ATGCGGGAAATTGTTTTCGACACAGAGACCACCGGCCTGGACCCTGATTCGGGTGACCGGATGGTTGAAATGGGATGTGTAGAAATAATCAACCGGGTGCCGACCGGGGCCACCTACCACGCCTATTACAATCCCGAACGCGATATGCCTGCTGCCGCTGAAGCGGTGCACGGATTGTCGATTTCCTTCCTCGAAACAAAACCGCTTTTCTCTGCGCAGATCGATGAACTGATCGCGTTTTTGGGGGATGCACCGCTGGTTGCGCACAATGCGGGCTTTGATTTTGGCTTTCTTAATAACGAGCTGAAGCTCATCGGTCGCGAACCTATCAACATGGACCGAATGGTCGACACCGTTGCCATCGCGCGCAAACGCCACCCGGGCGCAAAAGTATCACTTGATGCCCTGTGTACGCGTTATGGCGTTGATCGCAGCCACCGCGTGAAGCACGGCGCGCTGCTTGACGCTGAATTGCTGGCTCAGGTTTACGTAGAGCTGATGGGTGGGCGCCAGATCGGTTTGGAACTGGCGGCTGACAGCCAGTGTGATCGTGTCGCCGCACTAGATTCAACCCGCCCGACCAAAGCATCTGGACCGCGGCGCGAGGCCAGGCCGCATGCGGCGAGTGATGCCGAGGTTGCACGCCACAAGAAGTTTCTCGAACGGATCGAAAAACCGATCTGGTTGAATTGA